In Arachis hypogaea cultivar Tifrunner chromosome 2, arahy.Tifrunner.gnm2.J5K5, whole genome shotgun sequence, a genomic segment contains:
- the LOC112756551 gene encoding putative disease resistance RPP13-like protein 1 — MAAELVGGAFLSSFLNVLFDRLSDPEIINLIRGKKLSEKMIQRFKAILNGAEALLNDAERRQIREGPVKIWLDDLKDAIYEADDFLDEIATKAATKKDRGNCLTRFLNLKDRKKVTRMEDVIARLESIVNQKDTLGLKEIPMENMSWRTPSTSLVKVSDIYGRDEDRKALVKLLLDDANDGDVSVIPIVGMGGIGKTTLAQLVYNDDQVKQKFDVKAWACVGEDFNVLRLTKTVIEEVTSKSCELNGLNSVQQRLRDEVTGKSFLVVLDDMWTNHYDDWKTFLIPFQCGSQGGKILVTTRIDVVASMVKTIPAHNLSLLDDEQCWSVFANHAFFPTESRDRLALEKVGRKIVDKCKGLPLAAQSLGGLLRTKDNIADWEDVLMSEIWEFSEDECRILPALRISYHYLPSYLKRCFVYCSLYPKDYEFDKDELVLLWMAEDLLQQPKSGSILEEVGYKYFNDLAAQSFFQPSKNGYVMHDLMHDLATFYGEKFFVRISEHENVAQHDTKTRHLSYDLNDNNSVLKMLEACESSSHVRTLFQIKADLYRGRKEGIDPCGLLAQLKCLRVLSFTSFKIDRLPDSIGELIHLRYLNLSNTLVLTLPKSLDNLYNLQTLKLAECKKLKKLPSNMQNLVNLRHLDIGGTELEEMPKKMRKLKDLQFLSDYIAGKHEENGIGELGELAHLHGSLCIQELENVKNSGEASNARMDEKIHLNALHLWWSSFEEREVCDSHAEKDVLDKLRPHKDLKKLFIEGYRGTMYPDWVGQSSYHNMT; from the coding sequence ATGGCTGCTGAACTTGTTGGAGGAGctttcctctcttcttttctcaaTGTTCTTTTCGACAGGCTCTCTGATCCTGAGATTATCAACTTGATCCGAGGGAAGAAGCTTAGTGAGAAGATGATCCAGAGGTTCAAGGCAATCCTGAATGGTGCTGAGGCCTTGCTGAATGATGCTGAACGCAGACAAATCAGAGAGGGGCCAGTGAAGATCTGGCTGGACGATCTCAAAGATGCTATCTATGAGGCTGACGACTTCTTGGATGAAATCGCCACCAAAGCTGCAACTAAGAAGGATCGAGGTAACTGCCTAACTCGTTTTCTGAATTtgaaagatagaaagaaggttaCTAGGATGGAAGATGTCATTGCTAGGCTAGAGTCCATAGTGAATCAAAAAGATACTCTTGGCCTGAAAGAGATACCAATGGAAAACATGTCATGGAGAACTCCATCCACATCTCTAGTTAAGGTGTCTGATATATATGGCAGGGATGAAGATAGAAAAGCTTTAGTCAAATTGTTGTTAGATGATGCTAATGATGGTGACGTGTCCGTGATCCCCATCGTTGGCATGGGTGGGATAGGAAAAACAACTTTGGCTCAATTGGTTTACAATGATGACCAAGTGAAGCAAAAGTTTGATGTTAAGGCATGGGCTTGTGTTGGCGAAGATTTTAATGTTCTTCGGTTGACAAAGACTGTAATAGAAGAAGTAACTTCTAAGTCTTGTGAACTGAATGGCTTAAATTCTGTTCAACAACGTTTGAGGGATGAGGTAACAGGGAAGAGTTTTTTGGTTGTTCTGGATGACATGTGGACCAATCATTATGATGATTGGAAAACTTTTCTAATTCCCTTCCAATGTGGAAGTCAGGGAGGAAAGATTCTTGTAACAACCCGCATTGATGTTGTTGCTTCTATGGTGAAAACAATTCCAGCTCACAATTTGAGTTTGTTGGATGATGAACAATGTTGGTCGGTGTTTGCAAATCATGCATTTTTTCCTACTGAATCCCGAGATCGTTTGGCTTTGGAAAAAGTTGGTAGAAAAATTGTTGACAAGTGCAAAGGACTGCCTTTGGCTGCTCAATCACTTGGGGGCTTGCTAAGAACCAAGGATAACATAGCAGACTGGGAAGATGTTTTGATGAGTGAGATTTGGGAGTTTTCTGAAGATGagtgtaggattcttcctgcatTAAGGATCAGCTATCACTACCTCCCCTCGTATTTAAAACGTTGCTTTGTTTATTGTTCTTTGTATCCTAAAGATTACGAATTTGACAAAGATGAATTAGTGTTATTATGGATGGCAGAAGATCTTTTGCAACAACCAAAGAGTGGAAGCATTTTAGAAGAAGTTGGATATAAATACTTCAATGATTTAGCTGCACAATCATTCTTTCAACCTTCAAAGAATGGTTATGTGATGCACGATCTCATGCATGATCTAGCGACATTCTATGGTGAAAAGTTCTTTGTTAGAATCTCTGAACACGAGAATGTAGCCCAACATGATACTAAAACTCGTCATTTGTCATATGATCTCAACGACAATAATTCAGTCTTGAAGATGTTGGAAGCATGTGAGAGTTCAAGTCATGTGAGGACCCTGTTTCAAATCAAGGCAGATTTATACCGTGGACGCAAAGAGGGAATTGATCCTTGTGGCTTACTAGCACAGTTGAAGTGCTTACGTGTTTTATCATTTACATCATTTAAAATTGATAGATTGCCTGATTCAATTGGTGAATTGATCCACTTGCGTTATTTGAATCTCTCTAACACACTTGTCCTGACATTGCCCAAGTCCTTGGATAATTTGTACAATTTACAAACATTGAAGTTGGCAGAGTGTAAAAAACTTAAAAAGCTTCCCTCCAACATGCAAAATCTTGTGAATTTGCGTCATCTTGATATTGGCGGCACTGAATTGGAAGAGATGCCAAAAAAGATGAGGAAATTAAAAGATTTGCAATTTTTAAGTGACTATATTGCGGGCAAACATGAAGAGAATGGGATTGGAGAATTGGGAGAGCTAGCACATCTTCATGGTTCATTGTGCATTCAGGAATTAGAGAATGTTAAGAATAGTGGTGAAGCATCGAATGCAAGGATGGATGAAAAAATACACCTGAATGCTTTACATTTGTGGTGGTCATCATTTGAAGAAAGAGAGGTTTGTGATTCCCACGCTGAAAAAGATGTACTTGACAAATTACGTCCTCACAAAGACTTGAAGAAGCTATTCATCGAGGGTTACAGAGGTACGATGTATCCAGATTGGGTAGGGCAGTCTTCCTACCACAACATGACTTGA
- the LOC112729581 gene encoding putative disease resistance RPP13-like protein 1, whose protein sequence is MVYLYNKYRSLCTIYLYNKHLITAFEEESKKHHVKLSGRPISISSQLTFAKHNISSTLTSTLLPLPYPFVFVRDLSLTALPYLSYFLDLPNMAAALVGGAFLSSFLNVLFDRLSDPEIINLIRGKKLSEKMIQRFKAILNGAEALLNDAERRQIREGPVKIWLDDLKDAIYEADDFLDEITTKAATKKDQGNCLTRFLNLKDRKRVNRMEDVIARLESIVNQKDTLGLKEIPMENMSWRTPSTSLVKVSDIYGRDEDRKALVKLLLDDANDGDVSVIPIVGMGGIGKTTLAQLVYNDEQVQQKFNVKAWVCVGEVFDVLKVTKTVVEKATSASCNMNDLDSVQQRLRTEVTGKSFLVVLDDMWTNHYDDWKTFLIPFQCGSQGGKILVTTRIDTVASMVKTIPAHNLSLLDDEHCWSVFANHAFFATDSRDRLALEKVGRKIVEKCKGLPLAAQSLGGLLRTKDNIADWEDVLTSEIWEFSEDECRILPALRISYHYLPSYLKRCFVYCSLYPKDYAFDKDELVLLWMAEDLLQQPKSGSILEEVGYKYFNDLAARSFFQPSKDGYLDSFVMHDLMHDLATFYGEKFFVRISEHENVAQQDAKTRHLSYNLMDNDSVPKMLEACESLCHVRTLFQIKVYLYGYKEGIDPCRLLAQLKRLRVLSFPSFQIDRLPDSIGELIHLRYLNLSDTLVVTLPKSLNNLYKEKYRVPIYYLPISANSYLYLCFMEVYS, encoded by the coding sequence AtggtttatttatataataaatacagATCTCTCTGTacgatttatttatataataaacacTTGATCACTGCTTTCGAGGAAGAGAGCAAGAAGCATCATGTGAAGTTGTCTGGAAGACCAATAAGCATTTCAAGTCAACTTACTTTTGCAAAACATAATATCAGCTCCACACTAACTTCTACGCTGCTACCACTTCCTTACCCTTTTGTGTTTGTGAGAGATCTCAGTTTGACTGCACTTCCTTACCTTTCATACTTTCTTGATCTTCCGAACATGGCTGCTGCACTTGTTGGAGGAGctttcctctcttcttttctcaaTGTTCTTTTCGACAGGCTCTCCGATCCTGAGATTATCAACTTGATCCGAGGGAAGAAGCTTAGTGAGAAGATGATCCAGAGGTTCAAGGCAATCCTGAATGGTGCTGAGGCCTTGCTGAATGATGCTGAACGCAGACAAATCAGAGAGGGGCCAGTGAAGATCTGGCTGGACGATCTCAAAGATGCTATCTATGAGGCTGACGATTTCTTGGATGAAATCACCACCAAAGCTGCAACTAAGAAGGATCAAGGTAACTGCCTAACTCGCTTTCTGAATTTGAAAGATAGAAAGAGGGTTAATAGGATGGAAGATGTCATTGCTAGGCTAGAGTCCATAGTGAATCAAAAAGATACTCTTGGCCTGAAAGAGATACCAATGGAGAACATGTCATGGAGAACTCCATCCACGTCTCTAGTTAAGGTGTCTGATATATATGGCAGGGATGAAGATAGGAAAGCCTTAGTCAAATTGTTGTTAGATGATGCTAATGATGGTGACGTGTCTGTGATCCCCATCGTTGGCATGGGTGGGATAGGAAAAACAACTTTGGCTCAATTGGTTTACAATGATGAGCAAGTGCAGCAAAAGTTTAATGTTAAAGCATGGGTTTGTGTTGGTGAAGTATTTGATGTTCTTAAGGTGACAAAGACTGTAGTGGAGAAAGCTACTTCTGCTTCTTGCAACATGAATGATTTAGATTCAGTTCAACAACGTTTGAGGACAGAGGTAACAGGGAAGAGTTTTTTGGTTGTTCTGGATGACATGTGGACCAATCATTATGACGATTGGAAAACTTTTCTAATTCCCTTCCAATGTGGAAGTCAGGGAGGAAAGATACTTGTCACAACCCGCATTGACACCGTTGCTTCTATGGTGAAAACAATTCCAGCTCACAATTTGAGTTTGTTGGATGATGAACATTGTTGGTCGGTGTTTGCAAATCATGCATTTTTTGCTACTGATTCCCGAGATCGTTTGGCTTTGGAAAAAGTTGGTAGAAAAATTGTTGAGAAGTGCAAAGGACTGCCTTTGGCTGCTCAATCACTTGGTGGCTTGCTAAGAACCAAGGATAACATAGCGGACTGGGAAGATGTTTTGACGAGTGAGATTTGGGAGTTTTCGGAAGATGagtgtaggattcttcctgcatTAAGAATCAGCTATCACTACCTCCCCTCATATTTAAAGCGTTGCTTTGTTTATTGTTCTTTGTATCCTAAGGACTACGCATTTGACAAAGACGAATTAGTGTTATTATGGATGGCGGAAGATCTTTTGCAACAACCAAAAAGTGGAAGCATTTTAGAAGAAGTTGGATATAAATACTTCAATGATTTAGCTGCACGATCATTCTTTCAACCTTCAAAGGATGGTTATTTAGATTCATTTGTGATGCACGATCTCATGCATGATCTAGCGACATTTTATGGTGAAAAGTTCTTTGTTAGAATCTCTGAACACGAGAATGTAGCCCAACAGGATGCTAAAACTCGTCATTTGTCATATAATCTCATGGACAATGATTCAGTCCCAAAGATGTTGGAAGCATGTGAGAGTTTATGCCATGTGAGGACCCTGTTTCAAATCAAGGTATATTTATATGGATACAAAGAGGGAATTGATCCTTGTCGCTTACTAGCACAGTTGAAACGCTTACGTGTTTTGTCATTTCCATCATTTCAAATTGATAGATTGCCTGATTCAATTGGTGAATTGATCCACTTGCGTTATTTGAATCTCTCTGACACACTTGTGGTGACATTGCCCAAGTCCTTGAATAATTTATacaaggaaaagtatagggtaccaatatattatctgccaatttctgccaactcttatttatatttgtgtttcatggaagtgtattcgtag
- the LOC140177591 gene encoding putative disease resistance RPP13-like protein 1 has protein sequence MSKLKDLQFLSDYIAGRHEENGIGELGELAHLHDSLCIQELENVKNSGEASSARIYEKIHLNALYLRWSSFEESEVCDSESEKDVLDKLRPHKDLKKLSIRCYRGTMFPDWVGHSSYHNMTWLELRGCRNCWVLPSLGQLPSLERLLIGELDKVKKIGGSFYKGDATHQHQQTPFRSLKFLVIEELPCWEEWESYECDDDDHAPFPKLETLIIQNCPKLRGDLPTFLPSLKSLDIYGCEEIGCYLPRAPILRELRIYGKQEARMRELPLSMLERLVINGEQQVEYVFDAMTHTQPTSLRELRISNCSSAISFPGDSLPPSLKELAIYDCKNVEFPMQHQQHESLRGLTIDNSCDSLTSFALPAFPNLNGLRIARRENLTSLEVSQSQSLRQLRVEECPKLENIIRLPASLRGLYIRKCQLLGEGIERKDPHIWPSISHISVIFVDGNLIDNESTS, from the coding sequence ATGAGCAAATTAAAAGATTTGCAATTTTTAAGTGACTATATTGCGGGCAGACATGAAGAGAATGGGATTGGAGAATTGGGAGAGCTAGCACATCTTCATGATTCATTGTGCATTCAGGAATTAGAGAATGTTAAGAATAGTGGTGAAGCATCGAGTGCAAGAATATATGAAAAAATACACCTGAATGCTTTGTATTTGAGGTGGtcatcatttgaagaaagtgaggTTTGTGATTCCGAAAGTGAAAAAGATGTACTTGACAAATTACGTCCTCACAAAGACTTGAAGAAGCTATCCATCAGGTGTTACAGAGGTACCATGTTTCCGGATTGGGTAGGGCACTCTTCCTACCACAACATGACTTGGTTGGAGCTGAGGGGATGCAGGAATTGTTGGGTGCTTCCTTCACTTGGACAGTTACCCTCTCTGGAGAGGCTACTCATTGGAGAGCTCGACAAGGTGAAGAAGATTGGTGGGTCATTCTATAAGGGTGATGCAACTCATCAGCATCAGCAGACACCCTTCCGATCCCTTAAATTTCTCGTTATTGAAGAACTGCCTTGCTGGGAGGAATGGGAgtcatatgaatgtgatgatgatgatcatgcaCCATTTCCGAAACTTGAGACGCTTATTATACAGAACTGCCCTAAGTTAAGAGGAGATTTGCCCACTTTCCTTCCGTCTTTGAAATCACTCGACATTTATGGGTGCGAGGAGATTGGTTGTTATCTGCCAAGAGCTCCCATCCTACGCGAATTAAGAATATATGGCAAACAGGAagcaagaatgcgggagctaccaCTTTCCATGTTGGAGAGACTAGTAATTAATGGAGAGCAGCAGGTGGAGTATGTGTTTGATGCCATGACTCACACCCAACCAACCTCTCTCAGAGAGTTACGCATCTCAAACTGTTCATCAGCCATATCATTTCCGGGGGATTCTTTGCCCCCTTCATTGAAAGAGCTGGCCATCTAtgattgcaagaatgtagaattCCCAATGCAACACCAACAACACGAGTCACTAAGGGGTCTTACAATAGACAACAGCTGTGATTCACTTACATCCTTCGCATTGCCAGCGTTCCCAAATCTCAATGGTCTAAGAATTGCAAGACGTGAAAATTTGACATCTCTGGAGGTGTCACAGTCACAGTCCCTCCGACAATTAAGGGTTGAAGAATGCCCTAAGTTGGAGAACATAATAAGGCTGCCTGCCTCTTTAAGGGGACTCTACATCAGGAAATGTCAGTTGTTGGGTGAAGGCATAGAGAGGAAGGATCCCCACATTTGGCCATCCATTTCCCACATCTCCGTAATATTTGTTGATGGGAATTTGATTGACAATGAGTCAACATCTTAA
- the LOC112729589 gene encoding putative disease resistance protein RGA3, whose translation MTKIVIEKTGSSCHSNDLDTVQNHLKDKLEGKKFLVVVDDVWSSNREGWESFLTPFECGSEGGHILVTTRLDSVASMVKTNHIQPLNLSLLHEEDCWLVFAKHAFFPTESRDRSALEIIGRKIVQKCKGLPLAVQTLGGLLKTKDHEREWIDVLNSDIWEFSEDESSILPALRISYYYLPSYLKTLLCLLFFIPERL comes from the coding sequence ATGACAAAGATTGTGATAGAGAAAACTGGTAGTTCTTGTCACTCAAATGATTTAGATACAGTTCAAAATCATTTGAAGGATAAGCTAGAAGGGAAGAAATTCCTGGTTGTTGTAGATGATGTATGGAGCAGTAATCGTGAGGGTTGGGAAAGTTTTCTAACtccttttgaatgtggaagtgagGGAGGTCATATTCTTGTAACAACCCGTCTTGATTCAGTTGCTTCTATGGTGAAAACTAATCATATTCAACCTCTCAATTTGAGTTTGTTGCATGAGGAAGATTGTTGGTTAGTGTTTGCAAAACATGCATTTTTTCCTACTGAATCTAGAGACCGTTCAGCTCTAGAAATTATTGGTAGAAAAATTGTTCAAAAGTGTAAAGGGTTACCTTTGGCTGTTCAAACACTTGGGGGCTTATTAAAAACAAAAGATCATGAGAGGGAATGGATTGATGTTTTGAATAGCGATATTTGGGAGTTTTCGGAAGATGAGAGTAGCATTCTTCCTGCATTAAGAATTAGTTATTATTACCTTCCTTCATACTTAAAAACGTTGCTTTGTTTATTGTTCTTTATTCCCGAAAGACTATAA